One window of Spirochaetota bacterium genomic DNA carries:
- a CDS encoding MoaD/ThiS family protein, whose protein sequence is MKIVVQAFAEAAEVLGFRKKQIDVKSDITVAELIRTLANTNNDFKRIAKTLFVAINEEYCSLDAVIHENDVVDLIPPVGGG, encoded by the coding sequence ATGAAGATTGTAGTTCAAGCATTTGCAGAAGCAGCTGAAGTGCTGGGTTTCAGAAAAAAGCAAATTGATGTAAAAAGCGATATAACTGTTGCTGAGCTTATACGTACTCTGGCTAATACAAATAACGACTTCAAGCGTATAGCTAAAACATTATTTGTTGCTATAAATGAGGAATATTGCTCACTGGATGCAGTGATCCATGAAAATGATGTAGTTGACCTTATCCCACCGGTGGGAGGAGGTTGA
- a CDS encoding molybdenum cofactor biosynthesis protein MoaE, with protein sequence MMQCILQYEPINIDELLSQCTNPADGAVVCFIGRPRNVADEKEVLFLEYEAHESMAKKELTAIMQKAVEKFNIHDCIVVHRLGRVDIGQASVVIIVTSMHRKNAYNASQFIIDELKKSVPIWKKEFYKDSAQWKSD encoded by the coding sequence ATGATGCAATGTATTCTGCAGTATGAGCCAATTAATATTGATGAGTTACTATCACAGTGCACCAACCCAGCTGATGGTGCAGTTGTATGTTTCATTGGCAGGCCACGAAATGTTGCCGATGAAAAGGAAGTATTGTTTCTAGAATATGAAGCGCACGAGTCCATGGCAAAAAAAGAGCTTACGGCAATAATGCAAAAGGCTGTGGAAAAATTTAATATTCATGATTGCATTGTGGTGCACAGATTGGGCCGTGTTGATATAGGCCAGGCAAGCGTTGTGATTATTGTTACATCTATGCACCGTAAAAATGCGTATAATGCATCCCAGTTTATTATCGATGAATTAAAGAAATCAGTCCCCATATGGAAAAAAGAATTTTATAAAGACAGCGCTCAGTGGAAAAGCGATTAG
- a CDS encoding HEPN domain-containing protein, with amino-acid sequence MENTLEKIQFRITQSREKIKLASIFLEKKKYCDSILASYRAIFYAIRVLLVDKDFDSDDPDRIIEIFEKYFETTLFGNTKIIEIAKRSKELKDYATNSNGQIQYEHAEEILHNATTILHEVEKYYCH; translated from the coding sequence ATGGAAAACACGTTAGAAAAAATACAATTCAGGATTACACAAAGCAGAGAAAAAATCAAGCTAGCATCTATTTTTCTTGAAAAGAAGAAATATTGTGATTCAATTCTGGCTTCTTACAGGGCCATTTTTTATGCTATTCGCGTTCTTTTAGTTGATAAAGATTTTGATTCAGATGACCCTGACAGAATTATAGAAATATTTGAAAAATATTTTGAAACTACTTTGTTTGGCAATACCAAAATAATTGAAATTGCAAAACGGTCAAAAGAGCTCAAAGATTATGCTACCAATTCAAATGGTCAAATACAGTACGAGCATGCTGAGGAAATATTACACAACGCAACAACTATCTTACATGAAGTTGAAAAATATTACTGTCATTAA
- a CDS encoding SAM-dependent chlorinase/fluorinase encodes MCIALITDFGLNDPYVGVVKGVIYSQGFKGKIVDVCHSVVPYSIEHAQFILATSYTYFPKNTVFLVVVDPGVGTQRKILLVYDGTYYFLMPDNGIVGCLKKNALQVWVINTEEFTNVSTTFHGRDIFAVVAAQLAMHGLKAVNCSVYSNYVVHPFPFFTVEKGIIATKVAHVDRFGNCILSLPNDTYSLQLHTIVVKAKHYQLHHCITYAQLDPDMIGILQGSSGFVEVCMNQNNCSKQLNVTIGDMVELHYE; translated from the coding sequence ATGTGTATAGCACTAATTACAGATTTTGGCCTCAATGACCCTTATGTAGGAGTTGTGAAGGGTGTTATCTATTCACAGGGATTTAAAGGCAAAATAGTGGATGTATGCCATTCTGTTGTTCCATATTCAATTGAACATGCTCAGTTTATACTTGCAACATCATATACTTATTTTCCTAAAAACACAGTGTTTTTGGTAGTGGTTGATCCTGGCGTTGGCACACAAAGAAAAATTTTGTTAGTGTATGACGGCACATATTATTTTTTGATGCCTGACAATGGAATAGTGGGATGTCTTAAAAAGAATGCATTACAGGTATGGGTTATAAATACTGAAGAGTTTACAAATGTATCAACCACTTTTCATGGACGTGATATATTTGCGGTAGTGGCTGCACAACTTGCTATGCATGGGCTGAAAGCAGTCAATTGCAGTGTATACAGCAATTATGTAGTCCATCCTTTTCCGTTTTTTACAGTAGAAAAAGGTATTATTGCAACAAAAGTAGCACATGTTGACAGATTTGGCAATTGTATTTTGTCATTGCCAAATGACACATACTCTCTACAATTGCACACAATTGTTGTCAAAGCTAAGCATTATCAGTTGCACCATTGCATAACGTATGCACAACTTGATCCTGATATGATTGGCATATTGCAGGGAAGTAGCGGATTTGTTGAAGTGTGTATGAATCAAAACAATTGCAGCAAGCAATTGAATGTCACAATAGGAGATATGGTAGAGTTACACTATGAGTGA
- a CDS encoding cofactor-independent phosphoglycerate mutase, translated as MSEHKIAILVGDGMADFPVKELEGKTPLQYAKTHHMDYLAKNGICGIARTVPKNMPPGSDVANLSLFGYDPATCYTGRAPLEALNMGIDLGPDDVAFRCNLVTIEHNIMQDFAAGHIDSAFSKIVIEEIAQAIKIDGVEFYAGVSYRNIMVVRNFSKELPTTTPPHDIQGKAIEEYLPKGQNSDLLNDIMQKAGVAIAHSKKISDAKRTLRGNPTAIWLWGGGFRPKMQPLSKLYGLHGHTISAVDLIHGIGRAAGLTPIYVEGATGYIDTNYAGKAQALIDGMKNANFIFLHVEAPDESGHEGNLEHKLKAIEDFDAKIVGPVVNMLNRYGNYTVLVMPDHPTPLSLRTHTADPVPFVIYSPDMSYRLQCKGFNEVDAAKTGIVVEKAHELLGMIVKKAYRW; from the coding sequence ATGAGTGAACATAAGATTGCAATTTTGGTTGGCGATGGGATGGCAGATTTTCCTGTCAAAGAGTTGGAAGGGAAAACACCATTACAGTATGCCAAAACCCACCATATGGATTATCTGGCAAAGAATGGAATTTGCGGGATAGCACGTACAGTTCCTAAAAACATGCCTCCTGGAAGTGACGTTGCTAATCTGTCACTGTTTGGCTATGACCCTGCAACTTGTTATACCGGCAGAGCGCCGCTGGAAGCTCTTAATATGGGCATTGATCTTGGCCCTGATGACGTTGCATTCAGGTGTAACTTGGTTACTATCGAACATAATATTATGCAGGACTTTGCTGCAGGACATATAGATTCAGCGTTTTCAAAGATTGTAATAGAAGAGATAGCTCAAGCAATTAAGATTGATGGTGTTGAGTTTTATGCAGGGGTATCCTATCGCAACATTATGGTGGTACGCAATTTTAGTAAAGAATTACCAACAACTACACCACCTCACGATATACAGGGCAAGGCAATTGAAGAGTATTTACCCAAAGGTCAAAACAGCGATTTGCTTAATGATATCATGCAAAAAGCGGGTGTGGCGATAGCTCATAGTAAAAAAATTTCTGATGCAAAACGCACACTCAGGGGCAATCCAACTGCAATCTGGCTGTGGGGAGGCGGATTCAGGCCAAAGATGCAGCCTCTGTCAAAGCTGTACGGATTACATGGCCATACTATTTCTGCTGTGGACCTGATTCATGGAATTGGGCGAGCAGCAGGACTTACCCCAATTTATGTTGAAGGTGCAACCGGCTATATTGATACCAATTATGCCGGCAAAGCACAGGCTCTTATTGATGGAATGAAGAATGCAAATTTTATATTCTTGCATGTGGAAGCGCCTGATGAATCGGGGCATGAAGGTAACCTTGAACACAAACTCAAAGCAATAGAGGACTTTGATGCAAAAATTGTTGGGCCAGTGGTCAATATGCTCAACCGTTATGGTAACTACACGGTACTTGTGATGCCTGATCATCCAACACCGCTTAGCCTGCGTACACATACGGCCGATCCTGTTCCGTTTGTCATTTATTCTCCTGATATGAGCTATCGTTTGCAGTGTAAAGGGTTCAATGAAGTTGATGCGGCTAAAACCGGCATTGTAGTTGAAAAGGCACATGAGTTGTTAGGGATGATAGTAAAAAAAGCATATAGATGGTGA
- a CDS encoding SH3 domain-containing protein, whose translation MSKKIIIAIVIIALIVAGIVWRVLAPKTIEDAIAYIDNGSYTKALKVLETLAKTSDYESGERVYYYRVKALLGFINKLNEDYADERNEIDKTKNKKIEEKLKNKLYTINKKTGLDLILITNPRCYIFTEGKLYDEFVSLYPGSRFIEAIDLEMLQFSMDMQPATIHPVMEFYKRYPHTTYLSTLVNILLKALANPKIEVKGYSEKLTEMLQSFCNKYSSSAEYYRLFRCKGENVNLRDSAGTHGQITGKLNKGEFVIQLERSMDSVQIGDVRDYWYRVVSVSGSRGWVFGKFLERIEPLTGAVAQNEESFTIDERFNEWIDSHTPKGWQHVFAGFEDAISFTKLKDRNIVKIDAREKGGLYKKTGSFQNMVCKVKGRLIEGDIILAGIVGYGGLAALITLLPQEVDVCGYKIPYVTTQWHEYELRSEGKTLSLFIDGELVARKISAKKHDMLQSSGIYILVSHGRAKAEIEYIRVK comes from the coding sequence ATGTCAAAAAAAATCATAATTGCAATAGTTATAATAGCGTTGATAGTTGCAGGTATTGTATGGCGTGTGCTGGCACCAAAAACAATAGAAGATGCAATTGCGTATATTGATAATGGAAGTTACACAAAAGCGTTGAAAGTACTAGAAACGTTGGCAAAGACTTCGGACTATGAAAGTGGTGAGCGTGTGTATTATTACAGAGTGAAGGCGCTTTTGGGATTTATTAATAAATTAAATGAGGACTACGCTGATGAGCGCAATGAAATAGACAAAACCAAAAATAAAAAAATTGAGGAAAAACTTAAAAATAAACTGTATACAATTAACAAAAAAACCGGGCTTGATCTGATACTTATTACTAATCCACGATGTTATATATTTACAGAAGGCAAGCTATACGATGAGTTTGTATCATTGTACCCTGGGAGTCGTTTTATTGAAGCAATAGACTTAGAGATGCTGCAATTTTCTATGGATATGCAGCCGGCAACAATTCATCCTGTTATGGAGTTTTACAAACGGTATCCGCATACAACATATCTTTCAACGCTGGTAAACATTTTGCTGAAAGCACTGGCAAATCCAAAGATTGAAGTAAAAGGGTATTCTGAAAAGCTCACTGAAATGTTGCAGAGTTTCTGTAACAAATATAGTTCAAGTGCCGAGTATTACCGGTTATTCAGATGTAAGGGTGAAAATGTCAATCTTAGGGATTCAGCCGGTACTCACGGTCAGATTACAGGGAAGCTTAATAAAGGTGAATTTGTTATCCAACTGGAGCGTTCAATGGATTCTGTTCAGATTGGCGATGTGCGTGATTACTGGTACCGGGTAGTTTCTGTGAGCGGTAGCCGAGGGTGGGTGTTTGGAAAGTTTTTGGAACGCATTGAGCCACTAACAGGAGCTGTCGCCCAAAATGAAGAAAGCTTTACTATTGATGAAAGGTTTAACGAATGGATTGATTCACATACACCTAAAGGATGGCAACATGTGTTTGCTGGATTTGAAGATGCAATAAGTTTTACTAAACTTAAGGATAGAAACATTGTAAAAATTGATGCAAGGGAGAAGGGTGGCCTCTATAAAAAAACTGGCAGCTTTCAGAATATGGTGTGTAAGGTTAAGGGTCGATTGATAGAAGGGGATATTATTCTGGCAGGGATTGTTGGGTATGGTGGTCTTGCTGCACTTATAACCCTCCTGCCCCAGGAAGTTGATGTGTGTGGATACAAAATTCCGTATGTTACTACTCAATGGCATGAATATGAACTGCGCAGCGAGGGAAAAACACTTTCTTTATTTATTGATGGTGAGCTTGTGGCGCGTAAGATTAGTGCAAAAAAACATGATATGTTACAATCATCAGGCATTTACATCCTTGTAAGCCACGGTAGAGCAAAAGCAGAAATAGAATACATCAGAGTTAAATAA
- a CDS encoding methyl-accepting chemotaxis protein, translated as MEESIRAFIKKFYLYTTLVEYCIIIPLAVIAIAVSTDIPVHQLYSIFIIIGIVAVIALVVFPPVQKYMFRPFILMAEALKEGREVDAPIKILIRERLFSLPVMRSFIGIAFWLSSIIIVIAGMWIVHIDIETILVCFVVGACILVAVGFAMIIVPQIVVNKFINENDFIKELVGFAQQKNISFWGSLKNALTVSISSMVLLAILLVASSTLLFEFKARISEYSMQMQINAATVVNEMNNALQTGIDMASIAARDGTIDALGYLKGKEEIVDVFMIKAERNATVIRSLTGRVAMLSLDMLGMADGVQKKKSFIGDFVYIPAIKTSVAVSAVKNNAMLYCVAFDINTLFQKRFAHYKIGNRGYVLITNKEGLFLAHPKTEYIGKENLKKYDWGSKAFQAKKVVKYIWEGERKFIYVIENNNPSFAVAQTVYEKDIGLAIRNTILFVAFLACGVIVLGIIASIIILSFAFQPFTIIRDAIYKIAEGDIAITPEVIYGNEIGIIATSIKTLTSKIGAVISQIKNSSEELSTASEQMSAGIGTLSEVASSQSASTEEITATIEEISANLDSIVISTKEESKSLGEFSKHLQELSQSIFSFLLIMEESSQRTESISSDAQQGQVSLQQMNASMLKIVESSRGISNIAQIIRGIADQVNLLALNAAIEAARAGEAGRGFAVVADEISKLADQIAQSLKDIDVLVKTNEKEIQQGIVITQNTVTAMSNIIKGIELVSQDVTTMGQKIREQSEIFNQTKQVWDSTESLSRQILDSVEDQKSAIDEIVRSINTINSLTQNVAGTAEEMSSSAENLASMAQQLKAMLEYFKV; from the coding sequence GTGGAGGAATCTATTCGTGCTTTTATAAAAAAGTTTTATCTTTATACCACCCTTGTTGAGTACTGTATTATTATTCCCCTGGCTGTTATTGCAATTGCAGTAAGTACTGATATTCCTGTTCATCAGCTTTATTCAATTTTTATTATTATTGGCATTGTTGCCGTTATTGCACTGGTAGTGTTCCCACCGGTACAGAAATATATGTTCAGGCCATTTATTCTTATGGCAGAAGCGCTAAAAGAGGGCAGGGAAGTTGATGCACCTATAAAGATACTAATCCGTGAACGGTTATTTTCGTTGCCGGTAATGCGCTCTTTTATTGGGATAGCATTCTGGTTATCTAGCATTATTATCGTTATTGCCGGGATGTGGATTGTCCACATAGATATTGAAACCATACTGGTGTGTTTTGTTGTTGGTGCCTGTATACTGGTTGCAGTTGGTTTTGCTATGATCATTGTCCCGCAAATAGTTGTGAACAAATTTATAAATGAAAATGATTTTATCAAAGAACTGGTGGGGTTTGCACAGCAGAAGAATATTAGTTTCTGGGGTTCATTGAAGAATGCTCTAACGGTTTCTATAAGTTCAATGGTTTTACTTGCTATTCTGCTGGTTGCTTCATCAACGCTTTTGTTTGAATTTAAAGCACGTATCAGTGAGTATTCTATGCAGATGCAGATTAATGCTGCAACTGTTGTCAATGAAATGAACAATGCCTTGCAAACAGGTATAGATATGGCATCAATTGCTGCTCGTGATGGCACAATTGATGCATTAGGGTACCTTAAGGGAAAAGAAGAGATAGTTGATGTGTTCATGATTAAGGCTGAAAGGAATGCTACTGTTATCCGATCATTAACCGGGAGGGTAGCAATGCTATCATTGGATATGTTGGGGATGGCTGACGGTGTGCAAAAAAAGAAAAGTTTTATAGGTGATTTTGTATATATCCCGGCAATTAAAACATCGGTTGCTGTAAGTGCAGTTAAAAATAATGCAATGTTATATTGTGTGGCATTTGATATTAATACTCTATTCCAGAAACGATTTGCACATTATAAAATTGGGAATCGTGGTTATGTATTAATTACGAATAAGGAAGGATTGTTTCTTGCTCATCCTAAAACTGAATATATAGGAAAAGAGAACTTAAAAAAATATGACTGGGGGAGCAAAGCATTTCAAGCAAAAAAAGTGGTTAAATATATATGGGAAGGGGAAAGGAAATTTATTTACGTAATTGAAAACAATAATCCTTCTTTTGCTGTTGCACAAACTGTGTATGAAAAAGATATTGGGCTTGCTATACGCAATACCATACTGTTTGTTGCATTTTTAGCGTGTGGTGTTATTGTGCTTGGTATTATTGCTAGCATAATCATATTGTCGTTTGCGTTTCAACCTTTTACCATAATTCGGGATGCAATATACAAAATAGCTGAAGGTGACATTGCCATAACTCCTGAAGTAATCTATGGAAACGAAATTGGTATAATTGCTACATCAATTAAAACATTAACATCAAAGATAGGTGCGGTGATAAGCCAGATTAAGAATTCTTCAGAGGAGCTATCGACAGCATCCGAGCAGATGTCGGCAGGTATAGGCACATTATCCGAGGTTGCATCAAGTCAATCGGCATCAACTGAAGAGATAACTGCAACAATTGAAGAAATATCTGCAAATCTTGATTCAATAGTTATCTCAACTAAAGAAGAATCAAAAAGTTTGGGTGAATTTTCCAAACATTTGCAGGAGCTATCGCAATCAATTTTTTCGTTCTTACTCATCATGGAAGAATCGTCACAGAGAACAGAATCCATAAGCAGTGATGCACAGCAGGGGCAGGTGTCACTACAGCAGATGAATGCAAGCATGCTCAAGATTGTGGAAAGCTCACGTGGTATATCAAATATTGCCCAGATCATTCGCGGTATTGCTGATCAGGTAAACTTGCTTGCGCTTAATGCTGCCATTGAAGCAGCACGTGCAGGAGAGGCTGGCCGGGGCTTTGCAGTAGTTGCTGATGAAATAAGTAAATTGGCTGACCAGATTGCACAGAGCCTTAAAGATATTGATGTACTTGTTAAAACCAATGAAAAAGAAATACAACAGGGGATAGTTATCACCCAAAATACAGTAACTGCAATGTCAAATATTATCAAAGGGATAGAATTGGTGAGCCAGGATGTAACTACTATGGGACAGAAGATACGGGAACAGAGCGAGATATTCAACCAAACAAAACAGGTGTGGGATAGCACAGAATCCCTATCACGGCAGATACTTGATTCAGTTGAAGACCAGAAAAGTGCAATAGATGAGATTGTGCGATCAATCAACACTATTAATTCACTCACTCAAAATGTAGCAGGAACAGCCGAGGAGATGAGTTCAAGTGCTGAAAACCTTGCTTCGATGGCACAGCAGTTAAAAGCAATGCTTGAATATTTTAAGGTGTAA
- a CDS encoding alpha/beta hydrolase, protein MSLDPSAKKVLDLLKNIELSNLTVEQARNLMNMGIERQIREDVRSTEDFSIQYNGIEIPCRLYEPFTPTDALIVYYHGGGFMFGSIELFDHICRKAANSSGCKVVSVEYRLAPEHKFPAAVDDAYYTYIWINNNAKKFGVNVAKVALAGDSAGANLATVTCLRCKDTNVALPALQVLFYPVVAPDVCSSSVRQFGDGFFLTKASMKWFTQLYLSSAQDLINPYMFPIFHQHPEGLPEAIIITAEHDPLRDQGEMYNLFLREAGVQSTCIQAKGMIHGFLNFSYLMPPAVTIADMVFSIVGKKLNAK, encoded by the coding sequence ATGTCACTAGATCCATCCGCAAAAAAAGTCCTGGATTTACTAAAAAACATTGAATTGAGCAACCTTACTGTTGAACAAGCGCGGAACCTGATGAATATGGGAATTGAGAGGCAAATTAGAGAGGACGTCCGGTCAACTGAGGATTTTTCAATACAATACAATGGCATTGAAATTCCATGCCGATTGTATGAACCCTTCACGCCAACTGATGCATTAATAGTATATTACCACGGTGGGGGTTTTATGTTTGGCTCTATTGAGCTTTTTGACCATATATGCAGGAAGGCTGCAAATTCATCTGGGTGCAAGGTTGTATCGGTAGAATACCGTCTGGCACCGGAACACAAATTCCCTGCTGCTGTTGATGATGCATACTACACATATATCTGGATAAACAACAATGCTAAAAAATTTGGTGTTAATGTTGCCAAAGTTGCTCTGGCGGGCGACAGCGCCGGGGCTAATCTTGCTACGGTGACCTGCTTGCGTTGTAAAGATACAAATGTGGCATTGCCTGCTTTGCAGGTGCTGTTTTATCCTGTTGTTGCACCTGATGTGTGCTCATCTTCAGTGAGACAATTTGGTGATGGATTTTTCTTAACAAAAGCTTCAATGAAGTGGTTTACACAATTATACCTTTCTTCAGCACAGGATCTTATTAATCCATACATGTTCCCTATTTTTCATCAACATCCAGAAGGATTGCCCGAAGCTATTATCATCACCGCGGAACATGACCCGCTTCGCGATCAGGGCGAGATGTATAATCTTTTCCTGAGAGAAGCTGGAGTGCAGTCAACCTGCATCCAGGCAAAGGGAATGATACATGGTTTTTTGAATTTCAGTTATCTAATGCCACCTGCTGTAACTATAGCAGATATGGTTTTTAGCATTGTTGGTAAAAAACTTAATGCAAAATGA
- a CDS encoding enoyl-CoA hydratase/isomerase family protein: MAIVEWKKDENIAILTMNTTENRHNVMFAQAMLQALDEIEADKEINGIVLTSSDAKNFSLGVDIEWLMPRMAEKDFKAIKDFMYGMNNVFKRLLLIPMPVVAAINGHAFGNGAILSCACDFRFMRSDRGFFCFPEVDLGIPFLPGMIAFVKKAIPYYKFNEMKLTGRRVGAPELAEHHVIEKACANVEELMKESIAFAKSFKKKRGIFGEHKKRLHKHIIEVIDKEDPEFIESLFLFIQE, translated from the coding sequence ATGGCCATTGTAGAATGGAAGAAGGACGAAAATATTGCAATTTTAACAATGAACACTACTGAAAACCGACACAATGTGATGTTTGCACAGGCTATGCTCCAGGCTCTTGATGAAATTGAAGCGGACAAAGAAATTAATGGTATTGTACTTACCTCAAGTGATGCAAAAAATTTCAGCCTGGGTGTTGATATTGAATGGCTTATGCCACGTATGGCAGAAAAGGATTTCAAGGCAATTAAAGATTTCATGTATGGCATGAATAATGTATTTAAACGATTGTTGCTTATTCCTATGCCGGTAGTTGCCGCTATCAATGGACATGCATTTGGCAATGGTGCAATTTTATCCTGTGCATGCGACTTCAGATTTATGCGATCCGACAGAGGTTTTTTCTGTTTCCCTGAAGTAGATTTGGGAATACCATTTCTGCCAGGTATGATTGCATTTGTAAAAAAAGCTATCCCATACTACAAATTTAACGAAATGAAATTAACTGGGAGACGTGTTGGAGCACCAGAACTTGCCGAACACCATGTAATAGAAAAAGCCTGCGCAAACGTTGAAGAACTCATGAAAGAATCCATAGCATTTGCCAAATCCTTTAAGAAAAAACGGGGAATCTTTGGCGAGCATAAGAAAAGACTTCATAAGCATATCATTGAAGTCATAGACAAAGAAGACCCTGAATTCATTGAATCATTATTTTTATTCATCCAAGAATAA
- a CDS encoding AAA family ATPase, translated as MNKIVFACTRRSAGKTTIFTGLAKVMGKEVAYMKPFGDRLIYRKKRLWDYDAALLTNLFGLEENPEDMTIGFEHAKLRYVYDEARIKEKLQEVAKSIAKNREVLFIEGGKDLAYGVSVYLDPITVAKSLDAKLVLIVGGNDDVIIDDITLFRKYVDTSNINFLGVIINKIHDLDDFKSTYAEKIEKMGVPILGMIPYAADLTYFSMDYLSEALFAKVIAGEAGLNKVVKNVFLGAMSVNEALRNPLFNKEGKLLITSGDRSDIIISALETNTVGIILTNNILPPSNIISKAAEKNIPLLLVSSNAYQVAAQIDKMEALLTKDNKEKIALAEKLVKEHVNVSAL; from the coding sequence ATGAATAAAATAGTTTTTGCGTGTACACGAAGAAGCGCCGGGAAAACAACAATTTTCACTGGTCTTGCAAAAGTAATGGGTAAAGAAGTTGCCTACATGAAGCCCTTTGGCGATAGATTGATATACCGGAAAAAACGATTATGGGATTATGATGCTGCTCTTTTGACTAATCTTTTTGGTCTTGAAGAAAACCCAGAAGATATGACGATAGGGTTTGAACATGCCAAACTGCGCTATGTATATGACGAAGCCAGGATTAAAGAAAAGCTGCAAGAAGTAGCAAAATCAATTGCCAAAAACCGCGAAGTACTCTTCATTGAAGGAGGAAAGGATCTTGCATACGGTGTTTCAGTTTATCTTGACCCTATCACTGTTGCAAAATCACTTGATGCAAAGCTGGTTTTGATAGTAGGTGGTAATGATGATGTCATTATTGATGACATTACGCTGTTCAGGAAATATGTTGATACCAGCAACATTAATTTCCTTGGTGTAATCATTAACAAGATTCACGACCTTGATGACTTTAAAAGCACGTACGCTGAAAAAATTGAAAAGATGGGAGTTCCTATCTTGGGAATGATACCCTACGCAGCTGACCTTACCTACTTCTCCATGGATTATCTATCAGAAGCTCTATTTGCCAAAGTAATAGCAGGTGAGGCGGGATTAAATAAGGTTGTAAAGAATGTATTCTTAGGTGCAATGTCAGTCAATGAAGCGCTCCGAAATCCTCTGTTCAATAAAGAGGGCAAGCTTTTAATCACCAGCGGCGATAGAAGCGATATCATTATCTCAGCACTTGAAACTAATACTGTTGGTATAATCTTAACCAACAACATACTACCACCTTCAAATATCATTTCAAAAGCTGCTGAAAAAAATATCCCACTACTTTTGGTATCAAGCAATGCATATCAAGTAGCAGCCCAGATTGACAAGATGGAAGCGCTTTTAACCAAGGATAACAAAGAAAAAATTGCATTAGCAGAGAAGCTGGTAAAAGAACATGTAAACGTTTCAGCACTGTAA